The following nucleotide sequence is from Vanrija pseudolonga chromosome 4, complete sequence.
cccccaccgccggcgccgcgcgctccgcggCGCGAAGACAGCGTGCCCATCTCGcccaagacgacgacggcgccgcccatGGCCgtcccgcccccgccgaaAGCGCCCACCCCGTACCCTCCCCCGCCGAGCCCTAAcccccctccgccggccACTCCGCCGACACAGGCCAAGTCTGTGATGGGGAgcccgcctgcgccgagcgcgaacAACCTGCCGGCGCCCCGAAACCCACCTGCAccgcccgcaccgccgacgaccagtgCCATCGCGCGCGGGCTGACGCGGCTCggggccgcgccgcgcggcaggcggccCGCACCCCCCAGCCAGTCTTCCCGGTCGACATAGTATCCCCGTCATAGCCATGTATAATGCGTCGTAATGTCCTCACAACTTCTGCATATCATACAACTGACAACGTCTACTGCGCAATCTTGACGACAATCTTGGTGGCCGACACGCCCTTCTTGTTATCCGCGAGGCCctgcgcgacggcctcgatgCCGATCCGCTCAGTGACAGTGCCCGACTTGACCCCGTCCTTGGTGATGAGGCCGGGGACGAGCGCGTAAAACTTGGCGGTGTAGTCGTGGTCCTTCTCGCGGTACGTCGCCTTGTTGCGCTTGAGCGCGTAGCCGAGGATGCTGAGGATAGCCTTGTCGGTcgggtcgccgccgacgatgGCGGCAAGCGAGCCCTCGGGCACGACCTTGGCCGAGATGTCCCAGCTGGGGCCGCCGTACAGCTCTGCGCCTTGCgcgaccttgccgccagTCACCTTGTTGAtctcggcgatggcggcgcccgcgtcgtggtagtcgacgagcgcgtcggcgccgtagCTCTTCACGAGGTCAAAGTTGGCCGgggacgccgtcgcgaccACGCTGTAGCCgacgcgcttggcgagctggacgaggaagaggccgaCGGCCGTGCTGCCGCCCGACACGAGGAACCACTTGTTGAGCGGGGCCGCAGGCGTGCCGGGCACAGGGAACGCGTTGCCCAGGCTCTGGAACAGCACCTGCGCGGCCGTGCCGGCGCCAATGCCccacgtcgcggcgtcggccgtgcCGAGCCCCTTGGggagcgcgaacgcgagctcctcctcgacgagggcgtaCTCTGACGCGCCGCCATTGTCCTTGAACTTGTTGCCTGGGCTAAGGCCGGCAATcacgtcgccgaccttgaaGCGGCTCGCGTTCGgcccgagcgcgacgacggtgcccgcgacgtcgacgcccacGACCGTCCCCCGGCCCGTGGCGCTCGTGTCGACCTGCTTCCAGTC
It contains:
- the SPAC2E1P3.01_0 gene encoding Zinc-type alcohol dehydrogenase-like protein, with translation MTNAIPTSQRAVVHAEPGSVEIVTIPVPTPQDDEVLIRVAHYAINPTDWKQVDTSATGRGTVVGVDVAGTVVALGPNASRFKVGDVIAGLSPGNKFKDNGGASEYALVEEELAFALPKGLGTADAATWGIGAGTAAQVLFQSLGNAFPVPGTPAAPLNKWFLVSGGSTAVGLFLVQLAKRVGYSVVATASPANFDLVKSYGADALVDYHDAGAAIAEINKVTGGKVAQGAELYGGPSWDISAKVVPEGSLAAIVGGDPTDKAILSILGYALKRNKATYREKDHDYTAKFYALVPGLITKDGVKSGTVTERIGIEAVAQGLADNKKGVSATKIVVKIAQ